One genomic segment of Arthrobacter sp. zg-Y1110 includes these proteins:
- the serB gene encoding phosphoserine phosphatase SerB, producing the protein MPNSPEYSVVSYGRDLSDAYLGAVQAAVSGLGARILELENAAGNGFTVSKLYVGYDGGLPRLRRAVEAAAAAVPARPGGEHSAVVPPSLLEDARKLLVLDVDSTLIKQEVIELLAAHAGREAEVAAVTEAAMRGELDFAASLHARVKTLAGLPASVIDEVGARIELSDGAELLVKEFLAAGHGVAVVSGGFTQVLDPLADRLRLSFRRANLLEIEDGVLTGAVSGEVVDRAVKARSLAEWARELGVAPGHTIAVGDGANDLDMLAAAALGVAFNAKPAVQAAADAVLNLPQLDVVQHFVKL; encoded by the coding sequence ATGCCGAACTCCCCCGAATACAGTGTCGTCAGCTACGGGCGGGACCTGTCCGACGCCTATCTGGGGGCGGTCCAGGCTGCCGTCTCCGGCTTGGGCGCGCGGATCCTGGAACTGGAGAACGCTGCGGGGAACGGTTTCACCGTGTCCAAGCTTTACGTTGGCTACGACGGCGGACTCCCCCGGCTGCGGCGCGCCGTCGAAGCAGCCGCGGCAGCGGTGCCGGCGAGGCCAGGCGGTGAGCACAGCGCCGTGGTGCCGCCGTCGCTCCTCGAGGATGCCCGGAAGCTGCTGGTGCTTGACGTGGACTCGACCCTGATCAAACAGGAAGTCATTGAACTGCTGGCGGCGCACGCAGGGCGGGAAGCGGAGGTGGCAGCGGTGACCGAGGCCGCCATGCGCGGGGAACTGGATTTTGCCGCTAGCCTGCACGCCCGGGTGAAAACGCTCGCCGGACTGCCGGCGTCCGTAATCGACGAAGTGGGTGCCCGGATTGAGCTTTCCGACGGCGCGGAACTGCTGGTGAAGGAGTTCCTTGCGGCCGGGCACGGGGTTGCCGTGGTGTCCGGCGGTTTCACCCAGGTGCTTGATCCGCTGGCCGACCGGCTGCGGCTCAGCTTCCGCAGGGCGAACCTGCTGGAAATCGAGGACGGGGTGCTGACCGGCGCTGTGTCGGGGGAAGTCGTGGACCGTGCGGTCAAGGCCCGTTCCCTGGCTGAGTGGGCTCGTGAGCTGGGTGTGGCACCCGGGCACACCATTGCGGTGGGCGACGGCGCCAATGACCTGGACATGCTCGCGGCGGCCGCACTGGGAGTGGCGTTTAACGCCAAACCGGCAGTGCAGGCCGCCGCGGATGCCGTGCTGAACCTGCCCCAACTGGACGTGGTTCAGCACTTCGTGAAGCTCTAG
- a CDS encoding ABC transporter ATP-binding protein: MSDVLEFAGVSVVRGGKILLDGVNWQVKEGERWVIMGPNGAGKTTLLQIASGRMHPTRGVAGILEEVLGAVDVFELRPRIGLASAALAGQIPEDETVLNVVLTASYGMTGRWREKYEKLDERRAFRLLHEWGMSTFMNRRFSSLSEGERKRVQIARALMTDPELLLLDEPAAGLDLAGREDLLFRLGELARDEEAPAMVLVTHHLEEVPTGFTHALLLREGGVVASGPIEEVFTEEHLSTAFDLPLDLRREGGRYSATARRG, from the coding sequence ATGAGTGATGTTCTTGAATTTGCCGGCGTAAGCGTTGTCCGCGGCGGCAAAATCCTGTTGGACGGCGTCAACTGGCAGGTCAAGGAGGGGGAGCGTTGGGTCATCATGGGCCCCAACGGTGCCGGAAAGACCACGCTGCTGCAGATTGCCAGCGGCCGGATGCACCCCACCCGCGGCGTAGCGGGAATCCTCGAGGAAGTCCTCGGCGCGGTGGACGTCTTTGAACTCCGCCCGCGCATCGGCCTGGCCTCCGCGGCCTTGGCCGGGCAGATCCCCGAAGATGAAACAGTCCTCAACGTGGTGCTCACGGCGTCCTACGGGATGACCGGGCGCTGGCGTGAAAAGTACGAAAAGCTCGACGAACGGCGCGCCTTCCGCCTCCTGCACGAGTGGGGCATGTCCACCTTCATGAACCGCCGCTTCTCCTCCCTCAGCGAAGGGGAGCGCAAGCGCGTTCAGATCGCCCGCGCCCTGATGACGGATCCGGAACTGCTGCTGCTGGACGAGCCGGCCGCCGGCCTGGACCTGGCCGGCCGTGAGGACCTGCTGTTCCGGCTCGGAGAACTGGCCCGGGACGAGGAAGCACCGGCCATGGTGCTGGTCACCCATCATCTGGAAGAGGTCCCGACCGGTTTCACCCACGCCCTGCTGCTCCGCGAAGGCGGCGTGGTGGCGTCCGGTCCCATCGAAGAAGTGTTCACCGAAGAACACCTGAGCACCGCCTTCGACCTGCCGCTGGATCTGCGCCGCGAGGGCGGCCGCTACTCGGCCACTGCCCGGCGCGGCTAG
- a CDS encoding RNA methyltransferase yields MNLQYLLSADDPRVYDYTSLTDTSLRKRREPEEGMYIAESSKVLRRAVDAGHRPRSFFLAEKWLPDLADILARFPDVPAYVGTPEVLEQITGFHLHRGALAAMERPAPLDLPGLLGTARRIAVLEDIVDHTNIGAIFRSAAALQVDAVLVTPRCADPLYRRAIRVSMGAVFQVPWVRLTDWPGQLGQLREAGFVTAALALREDSLTLDELSARRDERLALVLGTEGDGLAETTLAGVDLAVRIPMSGGVDSLNVAAASAVAFWECRP; encoded by the coding sequence GTGAACCTCCAGTATTTGTTGTCTGCCGACGATCCCCGCGTCTACGACTACACCTCCCTCACGGACACCTCCCTCCGCAAGCGGCGGGAACCCGAGGAAGGCATGTACATTGCCGAATCCTCCAAGGTCCTGCGCCGCGCGGTCGACGCCGGACACCGCCCGCGGTCCTTCTTCCTGGCCGAGAAATGGCTTCCGGACCTGGCGGACATCCTGGCCCGGTTCCCGGATGTGCCTGCCTACGTAGGTACGCCCGAGGTCCTGGAACAGATCACCGGGTTCCACCTGCACCGCGGCGCCCTGGCAGCGATGGAACGCCCGGCACCCCTGGACCTGCCCGGCCTGCTGGGTACGGCGCGCAGGATTGCGGTGCTGGAGGACATAGTCGACCACACCAACATCGGCGCGATCTTCCGATCCGCTGCCGCCCTGCAGGTGGACGCCGTGCTGGTGACTCCCCGTTGTGCCGATCCGTTGTACCGCCGGGCCATCCGCGTGAGCATGGGCGCCGTCTTCCAGGTTCCGTGGGTGCGGCTGACGGACTGGCCCGGCCAACTCGGACAGCTCCGCGAAGCCGGCTTTGTGACTGCCGCCCTGGCGCTGCGGGAGGATTCCCTGACCTTGGATGAACTGAGCGCCCGCCGCGACGAGCGCCTGGCCCTGGTCCTCGGCACGGAAGGCGACGGCCTGGCCGAGACGACCCTCGCCGGCGTCGACCTGGCCGTGCGCATCCCGATGAGCGGGGGCGTCGATTCGTTGAATGTGGCCGCCGCCAGCGCCGTCGCATTCTGGGAGTGCCGGCCCTAA